The following is a genomic window from Parvularculales bacterium.
ACAAGTAGTACTCTCATAGGCCGGATTTCATCTCAAGAACGATAATCAGCGTTAATAGAAATGTAGTCATGAGTTAAATCACACGTCCAGACAGTAGCCTCGCCCTTGCCCACACCAGCATCTACATGAATATCAATCTCTGCCTTCTTCATGTGCCGGGCGACAGGAGCCTCTTTGTACCGGCTTACTCTCTGACCGCGCCGGGCAATCGTAATGCCACCGATAGAAATCACTATGCGCTCCTGCCGCAAAGGCTCTCCCGCCTTGCCCGCTGCCATAACAATACGACCCCAATTTGCATCCTCCCCCGCTATCGCCGTCTTAACCAATGGTGAATTAGCAATGGAAAAGGCGATCCGCCGGGCAGAAACTTCAGAACGTGCACCGCTTACCTTCACCGTAATAAACTTACGCGCCCCCTCACCATCCCGCACGACCTGCTGCGCTAAATCCTGCATCAATGACTCCAACGCTTCCCTAAAACTGCGCAAGCGTGGGTCTGATGCACGGGTCGGCAGGGGCTTTGCAGAGCGCACCGCACCGGTAGCACACAACAACACACTATCGTTGGTTGAGGTATCGCTATCTACCGTTATGGCATTAAAACTATCTTTCACAGCCTTTTTAAGAAGACTCCGCAACACTGAGGCAGACAGGGCGGCATCTGTAAAAACAAAACCAAGCACTGTCGCCATGTCAGGCGCTATCATGCCCGAACCTTTGGTGATGCCATTAAGAATAACCGTCTGCCCATCTATTTCAGCCCGACGGGTAGCCCCCTTGGGATATGTATCCGTAGTCATAATGGCACGAGACGCCTGCTCCCACGCCACCGCCTCTGGTCTCTTCCAAGCCTGTTTCATAGCTGCAACAAGCGGCGCTACCTCCAGTGTTTCCCCAATCACGCCAGTAGACGCGACCAATGCTTCATCAGCCCTACCCCCCACAAGACTTGCCGCCACTGCAGCCATTTTCTCAACACAATCCCTGCCGGAGGCACCTGTAAAAGCATTAGCATTGCCTGCGTTCACCACCAACGCACGCGCCCGTCCTCTTGCTACAACCTGACGACACCATGAAACCGGAGCCGCCACCGTTGCCGATTTAGTAAAAACGCCCGCTATTTTCGTCTCAGGTTCCAGAGATATAAGCAGAAGAGTATCATCACGCTTCTTCTTGCTCCCAGAAACCTGCGCTGTGCCTATCATCACTCCGGACACCGCAGGCATAGAAGGAAACCGCCGCGGAGCCAAAGGGGAAACAGAACGGTTAGATTTGGTACTCATAGAAAACTCCTCCGAGACGGAATACCCCCAACGCGCCACGCAGGCAGGCCCGGCAAGACGTTAAAGGGTTTTGTGTAAAATACGGTAAATTTACGCAATAAGTGTTGACACTTCGTCCCTCTGATTTGGCCGCCTCAGGGGATCGGGGGCTTCTGGTTGGGAGCCACCTAGTTGGGGGCGTTGGGTAGACCGTGATGGGGGATGGGCTGTGGTTGGGAGGCTCCCGGTTGGTGCACCGGGGTGGGGGGTGTCCCGGACTGAGGGGATCTGTGGTTGGGGGGCAGCCGATTAGCCGCCTCCCTGACCAACGCCTGCCAGACCGGGAAGGGTTACCTCATATTTGTCCCGCAATTCTTCAAGCCGCTGAGTCCCCTTTTCGCGCGCGATAACCTGTTTCACCTGCGCCTTTACAGCATCATACGCAGGAGGGCTCGACAGGCGTTCACCATCCATCTTGATGATGTGCCACCCAAAACCCGTCTCTACCGGCTCAGATATTTCACCAATATCCAGAGCAAAAGCGGCCTCGGCAAAAGCAGGGTCAACCGATTCTCTGGAAATCCATCCGATGCGTCCCCCGTTGGTACCCGCATCATCAATCGATCTTTCTTCTGCCACTATGGTAAAGGACTCGCCTGAACGAACATCCGCCAACGCCGTTTGCGCATCGGCCTTTGATGACAACAGAATATGCTGGACGCTCACTTCCTCCTGAGGTTCAAAATTCTTAATTTCCGCATCGTACCGGGAACGAACTTCATCTTCACCGATTTCATCCGCTACCTTGCGCTCCAGATACAGGTCATACAAAACGCGCTCCTTGTAATATCCCATCCGCCGGTCAAAATCCGGATCGGACTCGAGACCGCCTCCGGTTGCCTCCATAGAAACAATCCGGCGGCTAACGAGATAATCGATAACGGCCCCCAACCGCGCCTGCGGTTGAAGATTAACCAGCACCGGCCCCAATTCCTCCTGCGCCAACCTGATATCCATATCGGTGACGACACTATCACCAACGGTGGCGATAGTTCTTTCACCCGCCGGTGCGCTCTGTGCCCGAACGGGCGTTATCCCGCCAACGAGCCCGCCAACAAGCATCGTCACCACCAACAAGCCGGCGCAACGTGAAACCGTGCCACGCCATGCAAAAAGCAAGGGGGCAAAAAATGAAAATGTCATCCTTGAACCTCAAATATCAAAAAAACCTCCGCCATTATGGCTACGGAGAACCAAAAAACAAGAGAAAATCACCACAACCCGCCAGAAACACACAGAGACCAAAAGAGGCCACAAGAGGCCACCGGAAACTTTTGTGCATACCCGTTCACGAAACCCTGTGAGCCATACCTCATCCGTCCTGCTTTCCGTTCCCCCTGCCTCCGGCCTTCATCAACCTGCATCGACTTGCATTCACCCGCTACTACCATAATATAGGTATATGGGAACACTGCTTTGGTTTCTTTCAGGGTGCGGGCTTATACCCATATGCCAGCGCTTATATACCAGAAATAAATATCAGGAATTAACACCATGGCCTTGCTGGACGATTTCGTCAGGCGATTTTTCTCCGCCTCGCCCGAGCGCAAGGTAAAGTCCTATCTGGCCCGTGTGGACCGTATCAACGCTCTGGAGGACGAGTATCAGGCCCTTGACGATGCGGCCCTGACCGCCAGGACCGGTGACTTCAAACAACGATTAGCCGAAGGCGCGTCCCCGGACGACATACTGCCGGAGGCTTTTGCTACGGTACGCGAGGCCGCAAGGCGCACTCTGGGTCAACGTCATTATGACGTGCAGCTCATCGGCGGCATGGCGCTCCACGAAGGCCGGATTGCCGAGATGAAAACCGGCGAAGGTAAAACTCTGGCATCCACTCTGCCGGTTTATCTAAACGCGCTGACAGGACTGGGTGTTCATGTGGTGACGGTGAATGATTATCTGGCACAGCGCGATGCCGAATGGATGGGCCAGATCTACCGGTTTTTAGGTCTTGAGGTCAGATGCATTCTTCATGAGATGAGCGATG
Proteins encoded in this region:
- the argJ gene encoding bifunctional glutamate N-acetyltransferase/amino-acid acetyltransferase ArgJ — encoded protein: MSTKSNRSVSPLAPRRFPSMPAVSGVMIGTAQVSGSKKKRDDTLLLISLEPETKIAGVFTKSATVAAPVSWCRQVVARGRARALVVNAGNANAFTGASGRDCVEKMAAVAASLVGGRADEALVASTGVIGETLEVAPLVAAMKQAWKRPEAVAWEQASRAIMTTDTYPKGATRRAEIDGQTVILNGITKGSGMIAPDMATVLGFVFTDAALSASVLRSLLKKAVKDSFNAITVDSDTSTNDSVLLCATGAVRSAKPLPTRASDPRLRSFREALESLMQDLAQQVVRDGEGARKFITVKVSGARSEVSARRIAFSIANSPLVKTAIAGEDANWGRIVMAAGKAGEPLRQERIVISIGGITIARRGQRVSRYKEAPVARHMKKAEIDIHVDAGVGKGEATVWTCDLTHDYISINADYRS
- a CDS encoding peptidylprolyl isomerase, which gives rise to MTFSFFAPLLFAWRGTVSRCAGLLVVTMLVGGLVGGITPVRAQSAPAGERTIATVGDSVVTDMDIRLAQEELGPVLVNLQPQARLGAVIDYLVSRRIVSMEATGGGLESDPDFDRRMGYYKERVLYDLYLERKVADEIGEDEVRSRYDAEIKNFEPQEEVSVQHILLSSKADAQTALADVRSGESFTIVAEERSIDDAGTNGGRIGWISRESVDPAFAEAAFALDIGEISEPVETGFGWHIIKMDGERLSSPPAYDAVKAQVKQVIAREKGTQRLEELRDKYEVTLPGLAGVGQGGG